The following coding sequences lie in one Flagellimonas eckloniae genomic window:
- the radA gene encoding DNA repair protein RadA: MAKTKTTFFCQNCGTQYPKWIGQCSSCKQWNTIVEEVVQKEEKRTWKTDSNAVKKVTKPVRISQISNEKELRLDTQDQEFNRVLGGGIVPGSLILLGGEPGIGKSTLLLQIALKLAYKTLYVSGEESQKQIKMRADRIHPESENCYILTETKTQNIFQHISTVEPDLVIIDSIQTLHTDYIESAAGSISQIRESTAELIKFAKESSTPVILVGHITKDGAIAGPKILEHMVDTVLQFEGDRNYVYRILRSLKNRFGSTAELGIYEMQGSGLREVNNPSEVLISKNDQDLSGTAIASTVEGMRPLLIEIQALVSTAVYGTPQRSATGFNAKRLNMLLAVLEKRAGFKLAAKDVFLNITGGISVDDPAIDLAVLAAILSSNSDIPIEKGVCFAAEVGLAGEIRPVQRIDQRILEAEKLGFTAIYVSKNNKIGLKNTSINVQLVSKIEDVVKSLF, encoded by the coding sequence ATGGCCAAAACCAAAACAACTTTTTTCTGTCAAAACTGTGGTACCCAATATCCCAAATGGATTGGACAATGTTCTTCCTGCAAACAATGGAACACGATTGTAGAGGAAGTGGTTCAAAAAGAAGAAAAAAGAACCTGGAAGACCGATTCCAATGCAGTCAAAAAAGTCACAAAACCAGTTCGGATTTCTCAAATATCCAATGAAAAAGAGCTTCGTTTAGATACACAGGATCAAGAATTCAATAGGGTTTTGGGTGGAGGTATTGTTCCTGGCTCCTTGATTTTATTGGGAGGTGAACCAGGAATTGGAAAAAGCACCCTGCTTTTGCAGATTGCCTTAAAACTAGCATACAAAACACTTTACGTTTCTGGAGAAGAAAGTCAAAAACAGATAAAAATGCGGGCTGACCGCATTCATCCAGAGAGTGAAAACTGCTACATACTAACCGAAACCAAAACACAAAACATCTTTCAGCACATAAGTACTGTAGAGCCGGACTTGGTAATTATTGATTCCATCCAAACCTTGCATACGGATTATATTGAATCTGCGGCAGGGAGTATTTCACAAATAAGGGAGAGCACGGCTGAGCTTATCAAATTTGCCAAAGAAAGCAGTACTCCCGTAATTTTGGTAGGCCATATCACCAAAGACGGAGCCATAGCGGGACCCAAGATTTTGGAACATATGGTAGATACCGTATTGCAGTTTGAAGGAGACCGCAATTATGTATACCGAATTCTTCGTTCGCTCAAAAATCGATTTGGTTCAACGGCAGAATTAGGGATTTATGAAATGCAGGGAAGTGGGCTTCGTGAGGTGAACAATCCTTCTGAGGTTCTTATTTCAAAGAATGATCAAGACCTTAGCGGAACTGCTATTGCTTCCACCGTTGAAGGCATGCGTCCATTATTGATAGAAATTCAGGCTTTGGTAAGCACTGCCGTTTATGGCACTCCCCAGCGTTCTGCTACTGGATTTAATGCCAAACGTTTGAATATGCTTTTAGCTGTTCTTGAAAAAAGAGCGGGTTTTAAACTGGCGGCAAAAGATGTTTTTCTCAATATAACTGGGGGAATCTCTGTTGATGACCCCGCCATTGACCTTGCAGTTTTAGCCGCTATCCTGTCTAGCAATTCAGATATTCCCATTGAAAAAGGGGTTTGTTTTGCAGCCGAAGTGGGATTGGCAGGAGAGATACGACCCGTGCAACGGATCGATCAACGTATTCTTGAGGCCGAAAAATTAGGTTTTACCGCTATTTATGTTTCAAAAAATAATAAAATTGGACTAAAGAACACTTCCATCAATGTTCAATTGGTTTCAAAAATTGAGGATGTGGTCAAATCTCTTTTTTGA
- a CDS encoding cysteine hydrolase family protein, producing MTALLLIDIQLGLQELDFYGGERNNPQAEINCQKILTVFRKKGLPLFHIQHCSTNPESPLHPSKKGNAFHPLVQPKEGEPIIQKNVNSAFIGTDLEGRLKKQGITDVVIVGLTTEHCVSTSTRMASNLGFATTLISDATAAFNKKGVLGEALSAETVHQVALANLNNEFAQILDTKTFLNQLHNNTP from the coding sequence ATGACAGCCTTACTATTGATTGACATTCAACTTGGTCTACAAGAATTGGATTTTTATGGTGGAGAACGCAACAACCCGCAGGCAGAAATCAATTGCCAGAAGATTTTGACTGTTTTTCGGAAAAAAGGACTCCCCCTATTCCATATTCAACATTGTTCCACAAATCCTGAATCACCCTTACATCCCTCCAAAAAAGGAAATGCATTTCATCCATTGGTACAACCCAAAGAAGGTGAACCTATAATCCAAAAAAATGTAAACAGTGCTTTTATTGGAACGGATTTGGAAGGCCGACTAAAAAAACAAGGCATTACGGATGTCGTTATTGTAGGGTTGACAACGGAACATTGCGTTTCCACCTCCACAAGAATGGCCTCCAACCTTGGTTTTGCCACTACCTTGATTTCTGATGCCACGGCAGCTTTTAATAAAAAAGGAGTTTTGGGTGAAGCGTTAAGTGCCGAAACTGTGCATCAAGTGGCGCTGGCCAACCTCAATAACGAGTTTGCACAAATACTGGACACAAAAACCTTTTTGAATCAACTCCACAACAATACACCTTAA
- a CDS encoding pyridoxal phosphate-dependent aminotransferase: protein MKTTTIDRRAWLKRGALTAAGAVMLPHLSFGETPKAPVLLDANGDAIYTPFFKEFLPDNYRELPELAAKLNANENPYGPSPKAITALKEVATKGNRYAWFELFDLMGKIADAEGVDVKNIMMGPGSSDLLEKTAMVMFMKGGNVVSADPSYMSLIRVAEATGATWKAVPCKEDWAHDLKAMEAAIDSETKLVYICNPNNPTGAMTDHEEMVDFCSRVSEKVPVFVDEAYLGFLEDGAKKSMVSLVNQGKDVIIARTFSKIHGMAGLRVGYVVAQEATLEKIQKITRGGMGISYTSIFAAVASMDDVEFQDTSRKLNAECREYVYKSLTKMGFEYIPSSTSFIIFPIEMEGKAFLEKMTAEKVGVRAFEINGKNWCRVSMGTMEEMKLFTAALEKVLI, encoded by the coding sequence ATGAAAACAACAACAATTGACAGACGAGCTTGGTTAAAGCGAGGAGCTTTAACAGCTGCTGGGGCAGTTATGCTCCCACACTTAAGTTTTGGAGAAACCCCAAAGGCACCAGTACTGTTGGACGCAAATGGTGATGCAATTTACACGCCATTTTTTAAGGAATTTCTTCCGGATAATTACAGGGAATTACCGGAATTGGCGGCTAAGTTGAATGCCAATGAGAATCCATATGGCCCTTCACCCAAAGCAATAACTGCCTTGAAAGAAGTTGCAACTAAAGGTAATCGATATGCTTGGTTTGAGCTTTTTGACCTTATGGGGAAGATAGCAGATGCAGAGGGGGTGGATGTCAAGAATATTATGATGGGCCCAGGTTCTTCAGATTTGTTGGAGAAAACAGCAATGGTAATGTTTATGAAAGGGGGCAATGTAGTATCTGCAGATCCTTCCTACATGTCATTGATACGAGTGGCAGAAGCTACAGGAGCCACTTGGAAAGCTGTGCCCTGTAAAGAGGATTGGGCTCATGATTTAAAAGCCATGGAAGCTGCGATAGATTCTGAAACTAAGTTGGTGTATATCTGCAATCCCAATAATCCAACAGGCGCAATGACCGATCATGAAGAGATGGTTGATTTTTGTTCCAGAGTCTCTGAAAAAGTCCCTGTGTTTGTTGATGAGGCCTATCTCGGGTTTTTAGAGGATGGCGCAAAGAAGAGCATGGTATCTCTTGTGAATCAGGGTAAGGATGTAATAATTGCCCGTACATTTTCCAAAATTCACGGTATGGCTGGATTAAGAGTTGGCTATGTTGTTGCACAAGAAGCTACATTGGAAAAAATTCAAAAGATCACACGTGGAGGAATGGGTATTTCCTATACCTCAATTTTTGCTGCTGTAGCGAGTATGGACGATGTAGAGTTTCAGGATACTTCTAGAAAACTTAATGCGGAGTGCAGGGAATACGTCTACAAAAGCCTAACAAAAATGGGTTTCGAGTATATTCCTTCAAGTACAAGCTTTATCATCTTCCCAATTGAAATGGAAGGCAAAGCCTTCTTGGAAAAAATGACCGCAGAAAAAGTTGGGGTACGTGCCTTTGAAATTAACGGAAAAAATTGGTGCCGTGTAAGTATGGGAACCATGGAAGAAATGAAGCTGTTTACTGCAGCTTTAGAAAAAGTGCTTATTTAA
- a CDS encoding sugar-transfer associated ATP-grasp domain-containing protein, with the protein MKFIYLLYLLKKTDFKLLFQLIQHEKSISNNSGFSIVGRMILSFIKYDTAFINYFAYEFENKEFKEIKTYANSWFMYKFQRNMNNAKMIKFFKTKSLFYEKFKDFICHKYTILSKDAVPFNIWIEKNSPEYLICKTNKGQSGDKIIKVKVSVSETGEYLLDGVKLESFHKKLLRKNLTLIEEVIEPHPVLKSIHPDSLNTLRIVTQVVNPYQVDVIAATMKAGINHSVVDNSGKGGVDCSIDINNGKLIGPLSAFDPRKKISLGDNHPTTNMPIVGITIPHWKEAINTVKKAALVIPSVKSVGWDVAITKDGAFLLEGNHNWSSLIQKALGKGIKDILNSYRFPSQGKLKNQVQ; encoded by the coding sequence GTGAAATTTATTTATCTTCTATACTTATTGAAGAAAACAGACTTTAAATTACTATTTCAGCTTATTCAGCATGAAAAAAGTATTTCAAACAATAGTGGATTCAGTATTGTTGGGAGAATGATTCTCTCTTTCATAAAATACGACACTGCCTTTATTAACTATTTTGCCTACGAATTTGAAAATAAGGAATTCAAGGAAATAAAAACTTACGCCAATTCATGGTTCATGTACAAATTTCAAAGGAACATGAACAACGCCAAAATGATAAAATTTTTTAAGACGAAAAGTTTATTTTATGAAAAATTCAAGGATTTTATTTGTCATAAGTATACTATTCTTTCTAAGGATGCTGTCCCGTTTAATATATGGATAGAGAAGAATTCTCCAGAATATCTTATCTGCAAAACAAATAAAGGGCAGTCCGGAGACAAAATTATTAAGGTTAAAGTAAGTGTTTCCGAAACAGGTGAATATCTTCTTGATGGAGTTAAACTTGAAAGCTTCCATAAAAAGCTTCTTAGAAAAAACTTGACTTTAATTGAGGAAGTTATTGAACCACACCCAGTGTTGAAAAGCATCCATCCTGATTCGCTAAATACACTAAGAATAGTAACGCAAGTTGTAAATCCATATCAGGTAGATGTTATTGCGGCTACAATGAAAGCTGGTATAAATCATTCCGTAGTAGATAATAGTGGCAAGGGAGGGGTTGACTGCTCAATTGATATCAACAATGGTAAATTAATTGGGCCATTGTCCGCATTTGACCCTAGAAAGAAAATATCCTTGGGAGACAATCATCCTACAACAAACATGCCAATTGTTGGTATAACCATTCCTCATTGGAAAGAAGCCATAAATACTGTCAAAAAAGCAGCCTTGGTGATTCCTTCGGTAAAATCTGTAGGTTGGGATGTTGCAATAACAAAGGATGGGGCTTTCTTGTTGGAAGGAAACCATAACTGGAGCAGTCTCATACAAAAAGCATTGGGCAAAGGGATAAAAGATATTCTAAATTCTTATAGATTCCCCAGTCAGGGCAAATTAAAAAATCAGGTGCAATAG
- a CDS encoding Lrp/AsnC family transcriptional regulator, with amino-acid sequence MKNKIDLIDLQIIQLLSENAQITYTEIAKKLIISSGTVHARVKKMWDLGFIVGSTMKLNYKAIGWDLTVFLGIHLKQTNAFKDVIETLLQIPEVVKLHHISGKYDIFLKIHARDSDHYRNIYQKRILSIPGIKGIESFISLEENTNRHVDFSK; translated from the coding sequence ATGAAAAACAAAATTGACCTCATTGATTTACAGATTATACAACTTCTATCCGAAAATGCACAGATAACCTATACCGAGATTGCCAAAAAACTAATCATTTCCTCTGGGACGGTCCATGCAAGGGTTAAAAAAATGTGGGACCTTGGATTTATTGTGGGATCTACAATGAAACTGAATTATAAGGCCATTGGTTGGGATCTTACCGTGTTTTTAGGGATTCACCTAAAACAGACCAATGCATTTAAAGATGTAATCGAAACACTATTACAAATTCCAGAAGTAGTTAAACTGCATCATATAAGTGGGAAGTATGACATTTTTTTAAAGATACATGCCCGTGATAGTGACCATTATAGAAACATATATCAAAAAAGAATTCTTAGTATTCCAGGAATAAAGGGAATTGAATCTTTTATTTCTTTGGAAGAAAACACCAACAGGCATGTTGATTTTTCAAAATAA
- a CDS encoding aldo/keto reductase — MKYTRLPHTNIRISKICLGTMTWGRQNTEAEGHEQMDYALEQGVNFFDTAELYPVPAKKELYAVTEEIIGRWFKKTGNRDKVVLASKIAGRGDYTKFIRTTGFSKDAIISAVEGSLQRLQTDYIDLYQLHWPERNTNYFGNRGFNANIIDPWEDNIHQVLETLRDLVAEGKIRHVGISNETPWATMRFLEESKVHASLPRMLTIQNPYSLLNRLFEVGLSEISMRENIGLLAYSPLAFGVLSGKYLDQIKPRKARMTLFPHFDRYMGETATAATAKYQKLAMENDLSLAQMALAFVNTRSFLTSTIIGSTNMEQLKENIESMDIKLSDAVLEGIETIHNEIPNPAP, encoded by the coding sequence ATGAAATACACCCGACTTCCACATACCAACATTAGGATAAGTAAGATTTGTTTGGGAACCATGACCTGGGGAAGACAGAACACGGAAGCTGAAGGACATGAACAAATGGATTATGCTCTTGAGCAGGGAGTCAATTTTTTTGATACTGCTGAATTGTATCCTGTTCCTGCCAAAAAAGAATTGTATGCCGTTACGGAGGAGATTATTGGCAGGTGGTTTAAAAAAACGGGCAACCGCGATAAAGTTGTTTTGGCATCAAAAATTGCAGGCAGGGGAGATTATACCAAGTTTATTAGAACCACTGGATTTAGCAAAGATGCGATAATAAGTGCCGTAGAAGGAAGTTTGCAACGGCTACAGACAGATTATATTGATCTATATCAATTGCATTGGCCCGAGCGAAACACCAATTATTTTGGAAATCGTGGCTTTAATGCCAATATAATAGATCCATGGGAAGATAACATTCACCAAGTTCTGGAAACACTAAGGGATTTGGTTGCTGAAGGCAAGATACGGCATGTTGGGATTTCCAATGAAACTCCTTGGGCTACCATGCGTTTTCTGGAAGAAAGCAAGGTGCATGCAAGTTTACCACGTATGTTGACCATACAAAATCCTTACAGCTTACTTAACCGACTTTTTGAAGTTGGACTTTCTGAAATCTCGATGCGCGAAAATATTGGGCTTTTGGCCTATTCACCTTTAGCTTTTGGAGTTTTAAGTGGAAAGTATCTTGATCAGATTAAACCAAGAAAAGCACGGATGACCCTTTTCCCTCATTTTGATAGATATATGGGTGAAACGGCAACAGCAGCAACAGCAAAATATCAAAAATTAGCCATGGAAAATGACTTGAGTTTGGCTCAAATGGCTTTGGCTTTTGTAAATACCAGATCTTTTCTAACCAGTACCATTATTGGATCTACCAATATGGAACAGCTCAAGGAGAATATTGAAAGTATGGATATTAAACTTTCTGATGCGGTTTTGGAAGGCATTGAAACCATTCACAATGAAATTCCGAATCCAGCGCCTTAG
- a CDS encoding exodeoxyribonuclease III, which yields MKIISYNVNGIRAALNKGFIEWLQTVGPDVVCLQETKAMKEQVDVSLFEAAGYNFHYWFSAQKKGYSGVALLCKQEPDHVEYGTGIDYMDFEGRNIRADFGDISVMSMYLPSGTNMDRLEFKLTYMADFQKYANSLRKERPNLIVCGDYNICHEAIDIHDPVRNKNVSGFLPVEREWIGNFMKSGFIDSFRHFNEEPHNYTWWSYRANSRANNKGWRLDYGMVNESLKDRLKRSVILSDAKHSDHCPILLEVEK from the coding sequence ATGAAGATTATATCATATAATGTAAATGGAATTAGGGCCGCACTGAACAAGGGTTTTATAGAATGGCTGCAGACCGTGGGGCCTGATGTTGTTTGTTTGCAGGAAACCAAGGCAATGAAAGAACAGGTTGATGTCTCTTTGTTTGAAGCTGCCGGCTATAACTTTCATTATTGGTTCAGCGCCCAAAAGAAAGGGTATAGTGGGGTAGCGCTGCTTTGCAAGCAAGAGCCCGACCATGTGGAATATGGAACGGGTATCGATTATATGGATTTTGAAGGTCGAAATATAAGAGCGGATTTTGGCGACATCTCCGTTATGAGCATGTATTTGCCTTCTGGAACCAATATGGATCGCTTGGAATTTAAGCTCACCTATATGGCCGATTTTCAAAAATATGCCAATTCGCTGCGAAAGGAACGCCCCAATCTGATAGTTTGCGGGGATTATAACATTTGCCATGAAGCTATTGATATTCATGACCCGGTCCGCAACAAAAACGTTTCTGGATTCTTGCCTGTGGAAAGGGAATGGATCGGGAATTTTATGAAGAGTGGGTTTATTGACAGTTTTAGGCATTTTAATGAAGAACCCCACAATTATACATGGTGGAGCTACCGGGCCAATTCCAGGGCTAACAATAAAGGTTGGCGGTTGGACTATGGCATGGTGAACGAGTCTTTAAAGGATAGACTAAAGCGTTCCGTTATTCTTTCAGATGCCAAACACAGTGACCATTGCCCAATTCTTTTGGAAGTGGAAAAATAA
- a CDS encoding TonB-dependent receptor, producing the protein MKKFLLTTSLLFLTIISFAQEITVAGTVKDDTGVPLPGANIIVQGTTKGTITDFDGKYTIDAPSDGALIFSSLGFETKTIAIGGKTTIDAMLATSAEQLEEAIVVGTRGQPRTKLETASPVDVISISKQQINMPQLDVGQMLVASAPSFTAVRSQGGDLSSAVNPPQLRGLGPNQLLVLVNGKRRHSGAQLIGTATGGTANSVDMDFITPDAIDRIEVLRDGASAQYGSDAIAGVINLVTRKGTDKFTANYSMGFYTNNNPDLSDSNISESDQALLEDTDGIDGITHQLGVNYGVSFDSGGYLNVAGMYRQNEAAIRPNISGATPYGDSYLNNERTDAQGNIIITNPELLAAQAAGDAALAAELQTDAGLLAARGLTARDISTFAGLPVSVLGSVSYNLELPLSQNSETTFYSFGDFGYKNTDGFGCFYRRAAQTDRFNYDLYPNGFRPQMIITQTNLAFTGGVEGMLGEWNFDFSNTFGTNTQRYGQFNTFNASLQSESPTTMDLGTHKFSQNTLNFDISRFFPDFLSGLNIAGGAEFRVENYIINRGQPESFEAGDAGLFTATEDDQALIGPDGFPLESLNGSPIVDENGDALILPYGGVSSYPVLQYSPNCQCFRGFAPENEANEFRSVTGLYLDAELDVTDKWFVSAAIRTEQYSDFGGVFTGKFATRYSLTDNLAIRGSVSNGFRAPSLQELNYSHTFTFFVDLDPFDGTLYPNSSQAAKAIGIEQLQEERSTNFALGITAKLFDKLDLSVDAYQIDIKDRLFTTGNFSADDAPVLEPIIGAGLASFRINGGDVSTKGVEIVANYSDRVGEGMLNLNFSAIFSERTFEGANVPDLNTALTDQELEELYIDRQVVGSFELGVPTTNFIASATYSLGKWSGMLRGNYIGEISRIDDGIGTLTDENFPNVGEQGYSDQTFSAQFTTDLGITYAASKNLSFTLTGQNIFNNYPDLYRSEERGFYLYGNGQQGSLGANYLVRATLSF; encoded by the coding sequence ATGAAGAAATTTTTGCTAACTACCTCATTACTATTTTTAACTATCATTTCTTTTGCCCAAGAAATAACAGTTGCCGGAACGGTTAAAGATGATACCGGTGTTCCTCTTCCAGGAGCCAATATTATTGTTCAGGGCACGACCAAGGGAACCATAACGGATTTTGACGGAAAGTATACTATTGATGCACCTTCTGATGGCGCCTTGATTTTTTCTTCGCTTGGCTTTGAGACCAAAACAATAGCTATAGGAGGAAAAACAACCATAGATGCAATGCTGGCGACATCTGCCGAACAGTTGGAGGAAGCCATTGTTGTTGGAACTAGAGGCCAACCTAGGACCAAATTGGAAACCGCATCTCCAGTGGATGTAATCAGTATAAGCAAACAGCAGATAAATATGCCCCAATTGGATGTGGGGCAGATGTTGGTCGCTTCGGCACCCTCGTTTACAGCGGTGCGATCACAAGGTGGTGATTTAAGTTCGGCTGTTAACCCACCACAGTTAAGAGGTCTGGGTCCCAATCAACTTTTGGTTCTTGTAAATGGCAAAAGGCGTCATAGTGGCGCGCAATTGATTGGCACAGCAACAGGGGGTACGGCAAATTCCGTAGATATGGATTTTATAACCCCAGATGCTATTGACAGAATAGAAGTATTACGGGACGGAGCTTCGGCTCAATATGGATCAGACGCCATTGCAGGGGTTATTAACCTTGTTACCAGAAAAGGTACGGATAAATTTACCGCAAATTATTCAATGGGATTTTACACCAATAACAATCCTGATCTAAGTGATTCCAATATTAGCGAATCAGACCAAGCATTGCTTGAAGATACTGACGGAATTGATGGTATTACTCACCAACTAGGAGTCAATTATGGAGTCTCTTTTGACAGTGGTGGTTATCTTAACGTTGCCGGAATGTATCGCCAAAACGAGGCAGCCATCCGTCCAAATATAAGCGGTGCTACCCCATATGGTGATTCGTATTTGAACAATGAAAGAACTGATGCTCAAGGAAATATTATCATTACCAACCCTGAATTATTGGCAGCCCAAGCTGCGGGTGATGCTGCTCTTGCTGCAGAACTTCAGACCGATGCAGGATTACTGGCAGCTCGTGGTCTTACGGCAAGGGATATCTCAACCTTTGCAGGCTTACCCGTTTCAGTGCTAGGTTCTGTTTCATACAATTTGGAACTTCCACTATCCCAAAATTCCGAAACAACTTTTTATTCTTTTGGCGATTTTGGATATAAGAATACAGACGGCTTTGGCTGTTTTTATCGTAGGGCAGCACAGACGGACCGCTTTAATTATGACCTTTACCCCAACGGTTTTAGACCTCAAATGATAATAACCCAAACCAATTTGGCTTTCACAGGCGGAGTAGAAGGAATGCTTGGGGAATGGAATTTTGATTTCAGTAATACATTTGGGACCAATACCCAAAGGTACGGGCAATTCAATACATTCAATGCAAGCTTACAGTCAGAATCGCCTACAACAATGGATTTGGGGACTCATAAATTCTCACAGAATACGCTCAATTTTGACATTTCTAGATTCTTTCCCGATTTCTTATCTGGTCTTAACATAGCGGGCGGAGCTGAATTTAGGGTAGAAAACTACATTATAAATCGTGGACAGCCGGAAAGTTTTGAAGCCGGAGATGCAGGGCTTTTTACGGCTACGGAAGATGATCAAGCACTCATTGGGCCAGACGGTTTTCCATTGGAAAGTTTAAATGGGAGCCCTATTGTAGACGAAAATGGAGATGCCCTCATATTGCCGTATGGTGGTGTTAGTTCCTATCCCGTATTGCAATACAGTCCAAACTGCCAATGTTTTAGGGGTTTTGCCCCAGAAAACGAAGCAAACGAGTTTCGCTCGGTTACCGGACTTTATTTGGATGCGGAATTGGATGTCACGGATAAATGGTTCGTAAGTGCAGCAATTCGTACAGAACAATACTCAGATTTTGGAGGGGTTTTCACTGGAAAATTTGCTACACGTTATTCCTTAACAGATAATTTGGCAATCAGAGGTTCTGTCAGTAATGGCTTCCGAGCTCCCTCCTTGCAAGAACTGAATTACTCACATACCTTTACCTTCTTTGTAGATTTAGATCCTTTTGATGGAACACTATATCCAAATAGCAGCCAGGCGGCAAAAGCAATTGGTATAGAACAGCTACAAGAAGAAAGGTCCACTAATTTTGCCTTGGGAATCACGGCAAAACTGTTCGACAAATTAGACCTTAGTGTTGATGCCTATCAAATAGATATTAAGGATCGTCTGTTTACAACGGGGAACTTTAGCGCGGATGATGCTCCTGTATTGGAACCAATTATTGGTGCTGGTTTGGCAAGTTTTAGAATCAATGGTGGTGATGTTAGTACGAAAGGGGTTGAAATCGTAGCTAATTATTCAGATCGTGTTGGCGAAGGAATGCTGAACCTCAATTTTTCCGCAATCTTTTCCGAAAGAACTTTTGAAGGAGCCAACGTTCCTGATTTAAATACTGCACTGACCGATCAAGAACTTGAAGAGCTGTATATAGACCGACAGGTAGTAGGTTCATTTGAGTTAGGTGTTCCAACAACTAATTTTATTGCATCCGCAACATATAGTCTGGGAAAATGGTCAGGCATGCTTAGAGGAAACTATATTGGGGAAATATCTCGAATAGATGATGGAATAGGAACCTTAACGGATGAAAACTTTCCAAATGTTGGAGAGCAAGGATATTCCGATCAGACCTTTTCTGCACAGTTTACAACGGATTTGGGAATAACCTATGCAGCGTCAAAGAATTTATCTTTCACGCTCACTGGACAAAACATTTTTAATAATTATCCTGATTTATATAGGTCTGAAGAAAGAGGTTTTTACTTGTATGGTAATGGCCAACAAGGATCTCTTGGAGCTAACTATTTAGTAAGAGCAACATTAAGTTTCTAA
- a CDS encoding alpha/beta hydrolase: protein MKRCLFLLIGLLCFNLGAQVKKEIFESFKLQERRGVSYYFPEDYSEEKKYPLILVLDAEYLFDMVVANAKFYSRHQRMPEAIIVGVDQAEDDIRWEDCDFEQTTGLPTEKGAKFYEFLGTELIPFLETQYSVAPFKMFIGYDITANFGNYFLFKDKSLFNSYLSISPVLATEMESRVPSRLSDLNQEIFYNVVLEKEKTEDRQRILQMNNALKSISKESLHYFFDEYDEADHVSIAAYGISKAFDNVFKIFRPITPKEYKTEILASNDPVFKYLEDRYDMIENLLGFEKPVELNDIMAIYAACLKKEDIESLKPLAELCKKQFPETMLGFYFEGEYYEELGEPKKAFKTFEKAFQMEEIDFLTKDMALEKIDALKADFGY from the coding sequence ATGAAAAGATGTCTATTTCTACTGATAGGCCTACTGTGCTTTAATCTTGGCGCCCAAGTAAAAAAAGAAATTTTTGAATCCTTCAAGCTTCAAGAAAGAAGGGGAGTTTCTTATTATTTTCCAGAGGATTATTCCGAAGAAAAAAAATATCCCCTAATTCTGGTTTTGGATGCCGAATATCTTTTTGACATGGTTGTAGCCAATGCTAAATTTTATAGCAGGCACCAGAGAATGCCAGAAGCTATTATAGTAGGTGTAGATCAGGCTGAAGATGACATACGTTGGGAAGATTGCGACTTTGAACAAACCACAGGTCTGCCTACTGAAAAAGGTGCAAAATTTTATGAATTTTTAGGTACAGAGCTCATTCCGTTTTTAGAAACACAATACAGCGTTGCCCCCTTTAAAATGTTCATTGGCTATGATATTACGGCAAATTTTGGAAATTACTTTTTATTTAAGGACAAGTCCCTTTTTAATTCATATCTGAGCATTTCTCCAGTATTGGCTACCGAAATGGAAAGCAGGGTTCCTTCCAGGTTATCAGATTTAAACCAAGAAATCTTTTACAATGTTGTTTTGGAAAAGGAAAAAACCGAGGATAGGCAACGAATCCTTCAAATGAACAATGCCCTTAAATCAATCAGCAAAGAATCATTGCATTATTTTTTTGATGAATATGATGAAGCGGACCATGTTTCCATAGCTGCTTATGGAATTAGTAAGGCGTTTGACAATGTGTTTAAAATATTTAGGCCTATCACCCCAAAAGAATACAAAACCGAAATACTGGCTTCAAACGATCCAGTGTTCAAGTATCTGGAAGACAGGTATGATATGATTGAAAATCTCCTTGGTTTCGAAAAACCAGTGGAATTAAACGACATTATGGCTATTTATGCGGCATGTCTTAAAAAAGAAGATATAGAATCATTAAAGCCGCTGGCTGAACTCTGCAAAAAACAATTTCCAGAGACTATGCTTGGTTTCTATTTTGAAGGTGAGTACTATGAGGAACTTGGAGAGCCCAAAAAAGCATTCAAAACCTTTGAAAAAGCATTCCAAATGGAAGAAATTGACTTTTTGACCAAGGATATGGCACTGGAAAAAATTGATGCCCTTAAAGCAGACTTTGGATATTAG